Genomic DNA from Thermosipho ferrireducens:
CATTAATATATTTTCCTTCATAATAAATTGGCGTTAACAGTAATTTGTAATAAGTTTCTTTACTGTCCCAGTTTGTTTTGTATGTAAAATTTTCGAGTAATAGTTTCAATTCTGATTTATCAAAATCTAACGAAAATTTTGTTGAGTTTTTTCCGGTACCCTTCGTTATTGTAAAACTGGAGGAACTTTTAGATTCGTCGTTTATAAATACACTTTTTAACGTGAGGTCATTATAATGAGTAACATAGATCTGACGAGTTGTAAATCCACTTTCAGGTGACCAGGAAAATGAAAAGGAAAAAGGTGGATCTCCTTTTAGAGAAGTAAAGTATATAGGGTAAGGAAAAAAAGGAATTCCCAAAATAAGCAACACCGAATTTTCTGCAACTATATATTTATTTTCATATACATAAACGTTTAGAGCTTCTACTTTGTAATGAGGTTCTTCTAAATCACATGTGGTTACATAAGCGTTATGAAAAACTGAGGTTGCAGAAAAGGTATGTACATATTTACCACCAACATAGAGTTTAACTTTTTTCTTTTTGTTTTGGTAGTCAGCAGTTCCTTTAACATCTACAGCATATGCCAGGTTTTTATCAAACGTGTATTCAATATAACTTGCATGGTATATTTTTTCTTTTTTTTTGTAAATTATATTACCTGAGGCGACAATTTTTTGAGCTTTTCCATCCAAGGTGGTTATTGTAGCGTTATTTGAAAATAATTCATTGCTTTCCCACAGGATATGTACATTTCCATAAGCAATTACAAGGTTTTCACTATACGTTACTTCGGAAGCGGCAATAGTTAGAGTTTTAGAGAAGCCTGTTGTTGACAGGATGGCTATGGCGATTACAAAGAGCATAATTTTGGATAGTAATTCTCTAATTTTATAGGCAATAGGTGTATCGAGAAACAAAAATAAAACAAGTCCTAAAACACCGAAAATTAAATTTGGAAGCCACGCAGAAAATATTGGATCAAGTAAAGATTCTTTTCCCATAGCAGATAACCAGGCTCCAGAGCCCTGGTACAGAACTACTATTATAAACGTTAATATAACACTCCAGGATTTACTTTTTAAACCAAACAAAAGTGACAGAGGAACTCCTAATATTACAATGATTATTGGCCCGACGGAGTTTGCATATCTTCCATGTAATTCCACAGTCCATGGAGCAGGATCAATTCCTAACTTCTTAAAAGTTTGTATTTTTTCTTTCAACTCTTTTCCAGTCATGTCTCTTGGAGATTTTCCGAACCTCATCAGATTTTCAAGATCATCTTTTAAGTTAAGTTTTACTTTTGAAAATTTCATGTCAAGCTTTAAAAATCCAGATATATCAGTTATGTACATGCGCCCATTTAATAAATACCATGAATTGTTTTGTTTAACAACTTTTCTGGCTGTTACGATTCTTTCTTCGTTATATTCGTTTCTAAATAGTACCACATTGTACAATATTCCATTTTCCTGATCGTACTTTCTTGCAAAAAAGTATTGGTTTTCGTCGATTTTTGTTAGTACGTTTTCTCTTATAGTGATTTCAGGCTTTTTATAAACATATTTTGAGATAGCGTTAACAGCTTTTTGATTGTATTTAGGAACTATTTGGTCATTTAAGTAAAAAGCGCTGGCTCCTAAAATAATGGCAAAAACAAAAAATGGTATTACAAGAGTTTTGGAAGGAATACCGTGAACAAGAAGAGCGGTAATTTCTTTGGTGCTGTATAACTGAGAGAGAACCCAGAATATAGAAAAAAGGATGCCAACAGGTATCCCAAGAGAAACAAAATATGGCAGATTATAGTATATAAGTTCAAATAACTTTATTATTCCGACCCTATGTCGTACTATTATATCTGAAAGCTGGTATAAAAGCTCTACACTTGCAAATACTACAAAACCAACAAGCCCCATAAGAAAGGGAGTTATAGAAAGTTTTAAAATGTATTTTGTTAACGTTTTCAAGAGGTTTCACCCTTCGAGGAATCCAGAGTTTCTGTTGTATAAAGTTTGTCCCTATAACATTTGTATTGTTTTCCAGTAATAATATAACTTGTAGTTTCAACAATTTTGGTGGCAAAGTCTGCGGTTTCTTCAATTTTTTGAGCTATTTCCAACAGCAAAAGAGCTCTTTTTACATACCGGGCATTTTCCATCATATATACCATTAATTCTTCTCTTATTTCCTCGTAAAAATTATCCATTTCAGCGTCTTTTTCGCAAATTGCTTCTGCACCGGTGATATTTTGATCAACGTACATTCTCATGCTATCTCGAAGCATGGAAATAGCCAATTTTGCCATTTCCGGGATTATTACAAGAGGTTTTAACTGCGGTTCTCTAATTAATTCTAAAATTTTTCTTGCAATTTCCTGAGCGCGTTCTGTGATATTTTGAAAATAACTCGATATTACGAAACTTCCAGTGACAATTCTTAAATCTGTGGACATTGGCATCATGGTTCCCAGAATAATCACTGCTTTTTCTCTTATTTTCATATCCATTAAGTTAACTTTTGCTCCAGTGCTTAACACCGCTTTAGCTGATTTTTCGTCTCTTTCTTTTAAAGCGTTTATCGTCTGATTAAAAATACCTTCTGTGAACCATCCCTCTTTCAATACCATCTTTTTTAATTCTTCAATGTTTTCTTTAAGAATCCAGTCCATTTTAATCACCTGACTTGTGTAAAGAAATTCTTTCCATATCCCATTTTTTCTTTAATAGATTTTGAAAAATCGTAATCCTTTGGTCTTAATAATACTATCTGTTTATCAGACTTTTTGATTTTGAAAAAATCAAAGTTTCCCACAATTTCACCATCGAGAATCAAAAGAATTTTATAGTTTGTTTTTACGGAAATTTCTTCTGTATCAGGAACAATCACACTACGTGTTGCAAGAAATTGCGGAGCTATTGGGGTTATTTCAAACGCATTTACGTTTGGTAATAAAATAGAACCACCAAGAGAAAGCGCGTAAGCTGTTGAACCTGTAGGAGTGCTGACTATTACTCCGTCTGCGTGAAAATAAAATTCTCCGTCCTTAAATGAAACACTTATATCAACCATTTTCTGCGCTGGTTCTTTCATTGCAACAGCATCATTTAAACAATACTTTTCAATGTGCTTATTGTATACTTTTAAAAGACTTCTTCTGTCTTCAACAAATGAATTTTCTTTCAAATCTTTAATAAATTTATCTAAGTCTTTTGTGGTGTAACTTGATAAAAAACCCAATCTCCCGCCTTTAAACCCTATAATAGGGGAGTTTAACTTTTTGACAGTTTTTAATATAGTACCATCTCCACCGATAATCAAAGACACATCCACACCATTGAATGTTGATGAGATGGTGGAGGTTACAAACTTTACGAGAAATCTTTCTTTTTTAAGTCGTTCTTCAAAAATTTTCGCAATTTTTTCCAGATTGGGTTTGTATATTATGCCGATGGTTTTCATTTTAACAGATACCCCAGCTCTATTAGACTCTGAGCTATAAATCTATCAAGAAAAATTATTAAAATAATTGCCAGAATTGGGGTTATGTCAATGGGGCCTATTCTTGGAATTATTCTTCTAATAGGGTTTTCTACTATATCAGCAACTCCCTGAAAAAAGTGATACACTCTATGGTAGTGTGCTTCAGGTATCCAGCTGAGTAATGCAGATATTATTATAAATACAATTTCTATATTCAAAAAAACTCTTAAAGCCACGCCAATTCCTATTACAAAATTGCCAAGTATAAACATTTGCTCCCTCCTTTTCTTTTTTCTTATTTTTTATATTGTCTTTTACCGAATATTGCACTTCCAATTCTTACAATTGTAGCTCCCTCTTCAATTGCTACTGTAAAATCACCGGACATGCCCATTGATAAATCTTTTATCTCCGGGAATTCTTTACTAAGTTCTTTTTGAATTTCTTTAAGTTTTGAAAATACCCATCGCACTTTTTCGGGATCATCAACAAAAGGAGCCATAGTCATTAGTCCTACAATTTTTACAGAATCATATTCCAGAGATTTGTACAAAATATCTTTGATTTCGTCAGGGGCAATACCTGCTTTGGTTTCTTCCCCGGATACGTTTACCTGAATTAGCACTTTTTGAATTTTTTCGAATCTTCTGGCAATTGTATTAATTTTTTCAATTTCTTCCAATCTTGTAACTGAATGTATGAGGTAAACATTTGGAACTATGTATTTCAATTTATTTAACTGAATTCTTCCTATAAAATGCCACTCAATGTCTTTATATTTTTCTAATTCTCTAACTTTATCTCTTAATTCTTGGGCATAATTTTCACCAAAAGTTCTTATTCCCACATCATAAGCTTGTGCAATTGTTTCTGAAGGGAATGTTTTGCTTACAGCTACAACTTTAACCTCTTCGAAACTTCTATTGCTGTTTTCACAGGTTTCTTTAATTTTTTCCAGAACAGCTTCATAGTTTTCTTTTATAGAAATCATTCGAAAAGCCCACCTCCATAGCTATAGCCCAGATGTTTGTATGCCTTTTGTGTGGCAATTCTTCCCCTGGGAGTGCGTGCAATAAATCCACTTTGAAGGAGGTATGGTTCGTAAACTTCTGAAATAGTGTCTTCAGTTATTCCAACGGAAGCTGCTAAAGATTTTATACCAACTGGTCCCCCTGAATATACTTCGATTATTACTTTTAATATTTTTCTGTCCATATCATCCAATCCTTCTTCGTCTATTCCAAGAAGTTGCATTATTTCGTTGACCATTGCAATATCAATTACCCTCTGATCTTTCACTGTACTCATATCTCTTACCCTTCTTAAAAGTCTTAATGCAATACGTGGAGTACCTCGAGAACGTTTAGAAAGCAACAGAGCAGCATCTTTTGTCATTTCTACATCGAGGAAACTGGCAGCTCTGTTAATAATATCTGCCAGTTCACTTTCAGAGTAAAAGTCTATTTCCATTATGAGGCCGAATCTATTTCTCAAAGGAGAACTTAACAGGCCACTTCTCGTTGTCGCTCCGACCAGGGTGAATGGTTGTAAATCTATTCTTATAGAACGTGCAGAAGGACCTTTTCCAATCATAATATCAATTTGAAAGTCTTCCATTGCAGTGTATAAAATTTCCTCTACTGTCTTGTTCATTCTATGAATTTCGTCGATAAAAAGTACATCGCCGCGCTCTAAATTTGTAAGTATCGCGGCAACATCCCCCTGTTTTTCGAGAACAGGCCCACTTGTAACATGTATATTTGTATTCATTTCATTGGCTATAATATGGGCAAGAGTAGTTTTTCCTAACCCCGGAGGCCCAACCAGCAACACATGATCCAGTGCTTCTCCTCTGATTTTAGCAGCACTTATTGCCAGATTTAATCTTTTTTTAATAGTATTCTGACCGATATATTCGGAAAGATATTGTGGCCTTAATGTTATCAGGTCAGCTGGGGTACGTTCAGGATCAAATATTCTCTCGGAAATGATAGCACCTCCAAAGTGGCTAAATTTTGTTTTGTACTATAATTTATAATACCATAAATATATGTGTTAACCAACAGTTTATAGGGCCTGTTTCAAAAATAAGGAGAAATCGGTAAAAGCGGCATTGTGTGTCTTACTTGTGACATTTTTTGTATATTGGATTAAATCAATAGAAAAATTTAACATCTATGGTCTCATGATTGTGTTTGTGTTTTCTTTTGTCTTAATAATGTTGTTTGAAAAAACGAAAAATCTGTGAAGGGGGATAAGTTTGAATACCACATGATAAAAAAGCGCTCCAGAGGAGCGCTTTTTAACGTATTTTAAATGTTTATTCCAAGTTCCTGAAAATGAAGCGCTTTTACTTTTTCACGTTTGAGCATATTTGTTAAAACTTTTTTTGGTCCAACTTCAACAAATTCGGATGCTCCAAGTTCTATCATCCTTTTTACGGACTGATACCAGTAAACGGGGCCTGAAATTTGTTCCAAAAGGTAATGTTTCAATTCTTCTGGGTCACTTGTTTCTTTTGCTGTACTGTTCATGACTATAGGGAATTTTGGAGGTTTAAATTTTATATGTTCTACCTCCCTGGCCATTTTTTCTTTAGCCATTTCAAGGAAAGGTGTGTGAAACGGTCCTGAGACGACAAGTTCTCTGGCACGTATTCCATTTTTCTTTGCATCAGCTATAAATTTGTCAATAGAGGATTTCAGCCCGCTTATAACAGTTTGCGATGATGTATTGTAATTGGCAACATATAACCCTTCGTAGTTTTTCACAAGATTTTCTACTTCTTCTGGAGATACTCCAAGTACTGCTGCCATGCTTCCTTCACCAGGTTTTATAGCCATGGATATGTATTCTCCTCTTTTTCTTACCAGATAAATGCCCGTTTCGAAATCGTAGACTCCCGCTACTGCAAATGCTGTGTATTCACCAAGACTATGCCCGGCTATTATGTCCGGGGTTTTATTGTGTTTTTCAAGAAATTTGTACGCAACATAGCTTGCCAGGAAAATGGCTGGTTGCGCATTTTCGGTAATCTTTAATATATTTTCATCACCGTTCATAATAGAAATTAAATCAATTTCAAGTGTCTTATTTGCTAACTCGCTGTAATAATTCCATTCCGGGTATATGGAAAAATCGTCTGCCATACCTGAATACTGGGAACCCTGGCCTGGAAAGACGAAAGCTTTCATGCTTTACCCACCTCCGGGATGATTTTTTTAAGCTTTGTTGTTATGAAAATTGCCAGGAACATTTTTCCAATATCAATGGGAATGAAAGGAAATACTCCTACAGTAAATGCTTTTACTATGCTTTTGATGTGAAACGATAAAACAACAACTCCAAGACCATAAAGTAAAACAAGAGCTAAAAAGCCAAAGACTATACGAGATGATAAACGATTTTTCGAGAGTGATACAATATATGCAACTAATGGAAAGCTAATTAAATACCCTCCTGTAGGGCCCAGTAAGTGAACTATACCACCTGTGAAGTTTGCAAAAACAGGAAGACCTACGGCCCCCATTGCTAAGTAAATTAGCTCAGTTAGAAATGAAAGTTTAGGATTTAAAATATAACCTGTCAAAAAAAGCATTAGCACCTGCAAAGTTATTGGTACTGGACCAATTGGTATTGAAATCTGAGCTCCTACAACCATCAAGCTTATAAAAAGTGCAACTAAAGAAATTTCTTTGGCTCTTTTTCTCATAAAGGAAATTCCTCCAGTTTTTTAATAGTAGCGTTGAACTCGTTTATAATCTCTTCTATGATTTCTTTCACAGGCTTGATTTCTTTTATTAATCCAATAGATTGTCCTGCCATAAATGAACCTTCATTAATATCTCCGTTTCTGACAGCTTTCCTGAGACTGCCGATTAGTATATTTTCCGCTTCGAGGGGACTTGAAACTTCTAATTCTTTAACTTTTTTAGCAAATCTTGTTTTAATAACACGAGCTGCGTGGCCTAAAGAAGCTCCTGTAACAACGGTATCACGTATCCCAGATTTAACTATCATATTTTTAAAATTTTCATGTGTGTCGGCTTCTACGCTTGCTATAAAACGAGTTCCCATTTGAATACCTTCGGCGCCAAGCGCAAAAGCTGCTGCCATACCGTGCCCGTCTGCTATTCCGCCTGCT
This window encodes:
- a CDS encoding LptF/LptG family permease — its product is MKTLTKYILKLSITPFLMGLVGFVVFASVELLYQLSDIIVRHRVGIIKLFELIYYNLPYFVSLGIPVGILFSIFWVLSQLYSTKEITALLVHGIPSKTLVIPFFVFAIILGASAFYLNDQIVPKYNQKAVNAISKYVYKKPEITIRENVLTKIDENQYFFARKYDQENGILYNVVLFRNEYNEERIVTARKVVKQNNSWYLLNGRMYITDISGFLKLDMKFSKVKLNLKDDLENLMRFGKSPRDMTGKELKEKIQTFKKLGIDPAPWTVELHGRYANSVGPIIIVILGVPLSLLFGLKSKSWSVILTFIIVVLYQGSGAWLSAMGKESLLDPIFSAWLPNLIFGVLGLVLFLFLDTPIAYKIRELLSKIMLFVIAIAILSTTGFSKTLTIAASEVTYSENLVIAYGNVHILWESNELFSNNATITTLDGKAQKIVASGNIIYKKKEKIYHASYIEYTFDKNLAYAVDVKGTADYQNKKKKVKLYVGGKYVHTFSATSVFHNAYVTTCDLEEPHYKVEALNVYVYENKYIVAENSVLLILGIPFFPYPIYFTSLKGDPPFSFSFSWSPESGFTTRQIYVTHYNDLTLKSVFINDESKSSSSFTITKGTGKNSTKFSLDFDKSELKLLLENFTYKTNWDSKETYYKLLLTPIYYEGKYINDDNWWKKLGVNLSNKDKTIKSLVNSYIKYDKMKDKTYFVNSFRVENIKFSLPFQTNLKISNIRYNTTFSTNGLITKPGTKTWQSNINGSYQFSLYDKKFFKTKFTGNFKNDSFTTKITHEFKLPLVYKFEPFEISTNYTFGMSFLNSITDSYILQLGMHDMYSVGFKYEFSPLKLELKYNYRKNFRDEATDTEYNKLMSIYEINTKYSIFSVTRGWDFINNKVLNDIIKTNTQIPFNNYNFTLKTETSYDNENKKLNPSKVSFSITNKKDRIFYNAKFDYFHNSPTPIKEIIHSLTFQKLKGNVVQSIENGFIKRANFKGYFNTFGYKNTLELNYYQTLKTATPNWNMKYTIAKSKNSFSLSYNKDRKKSWIYEMKIGNTDPSFSLYTKYNPLENRITNLKISVSKKLHCWAMNISGEFSFNNDGKFDMQDITKLSVLFYVIEFDEKFFGWDFKENKPDIGLF
- a CDS encoding phosphate signaling complex PhoU family protein, with translation MDWILKENIEELKKMVLKEGWFTEGIFNQTINALKERDEKSAKAVLSTGAKVNLMDMKIREKAVIILGTMMPMSTDLRIVTGSFVISSYFQNITERAQEIARKILELIREPQLKPLVIIPEMAKLAISMLRDSMRMYVDQNITGAEAICEKDAEMDNFYEEIREELMVYMMENARYVKRALLLLEIAQKIEETADFATKIVETTSYIITGKQYKCYRDKLYTTETLDSSKGETS
- a CDS encoding NAD(+) kinase, with protein sequence MKTIGIIYKPNLEKIAKIFEERLKKERFLVKFVTSTISSTFNGVDVSLIIGGDGTILKTVKKLNSPIIGFKGGRLGFLSSYTTKDLDKFIKDLKENSFVEDRRSLLKVYNKHIEKYCLNDAVAMKEPAQKMVDISVSFKDGEFYFHADGVIVSTPTGSTAYALSLGGSILLPNVNAFEITPIAPQFLATRSVIVPDTEEISVKTNYKILLILDGEIVGNFDFFKIKKSDKQIVLLRPKDYDFSKSIKEKMGYGKNFFTQVR
- a CDS encoding YggT family protein; this translates as MFILGNFVIGIGVALRVFLNIEIVFIIISALLSWIPEAHYHRVYHFFQGVADIVENPIRRIIPRIGPIDITPILAIILIIFLDRFIAQSLIELGYLLK
- a CDS encoding YggS family pyridoxal phosphate-dependent enzyme, whose product is MISIKENYEAVLEKIKETCENSNRSFEEVKVVAVSKTFPSETIAQAYDVGIRTFGENYAQELRDKVRELEKYKDIEWHFIGRIQLNKLKYIVPNVYLIHSVTRLEEIEKINTIARRFEKIQKVLIQVNVSGEETKAGIAPDEIKDILYKSLEYDSVKIVGLMTMAPFVDDPEKVRWVFSKLKEIQKELSKEFPEIKDLSMGMSGDFTVAIEEGATIVRIGSAIFGKRQYKK
- the ruvB gene encoding Holliday junction branch migration DNA helicase RuvB — translated: MFDPERTPADLITLRPQYLSEYIGQNTIKKRLNLAISAAKIRGEALDHVLLVGPPGLGKTTLAHIIANEMNTNIHVTSGPVLEKQGDVAAILTNLERGDVLFIDEIHRMNKTVEEILYTAMEDFQIDIMIGKGPSARSIRIDLQPFTLVGATTRSGLLSSPLRNRFGLIMEIDFYSESELADIINRAASFLDVEMTKDAALLLSKRSRGTPRIALRLLRRVRDMSTVKDQRVIDIAMVNEIMQLLGIDEEGLDDMDRKILKVIIEVYSGGPVGIKSLAASVGITEDTISEVYEPYLLQSGFIARTPRGRIATQKAYKHLGYSYGGGLFE
- the fabD gene encoding ACP S-malonyltransferase yields the protein MKAFVFPGQGSQYSGMADDFSIYPEWNYYSELANKTLEIDLISIMNGDENILKITENAQPAIFLASYVAYKFLEKHNKTPDIIAGHSLGEYTAFAVAGVYDFETGIYLVRKRGEYISMAIKPGEGSMAAVLGVSPEEVENLVKNYEGLYVANYNTSSQTVISGLKSSIDKFIADAKKNGIRARELVVSGPFHTPFLEMAKEKMAREVEHIKFKPPKFPIVMNSTAKETSDPEELKHYLLEQISGPVYWYQSVKRMIELGASEFVEVGPKKVLTNMLKREKVKALHFQELGINI
- a CDS encoding biotin transporter BioY, translated to MRKRAKEISLVALFISLMVVGAQISIPIGPVPITLQVLMLFLTGYILNPKLSFLTELIYLAMGAVGLPVFANFTGGIVHLLGPTGGYLISFPLVAYIVSLSKNRLSSRIVFGFLALVLLYGLGVVVLSFHIKSIVKAFTVGVFPFIPIDIGKMFLAIFITTKLKKIIPEVGKA